A region from the Sulfurivermis fontis genome encodes:
- a CDS encoding phosphoribosylanthranilate isomerase: MRTRVKICGITRPEDGIAAARLGADAIGLVFYAPSPRAVTVAQAQAVCAALPPFVSVVGLFVDAPAAEVLEVLQAVPLDVLQFHGDEAPAYCGAFGRPYLKALRMRDGLDVAAEARRYADAQGLLLDTYVPGAAGGTGRSFDWARVPQKLDKPVILAGGLTPDNVAEAIATARPYAVDVSGGVEQARGIKSAEKMAAFMRGVESAQDR, from the coding sequence ATGCGTACACGAGTGAAAATCTGCGGCATTACCCGCCCGGAAGACGGCATCGCCGCGGCCCGTCTCGGCGCCGATGCCATCGGTCTGGTGTTCTATGCCCCCAGCCCGCGTGCCGTGACCGTGGCGCAGGCGCAGGCGGTGTGCGCGGCGCTGCCCCCCTTCGTCAGTGTGGTGGGCCTGTTCGTGGACGCCCCGGCGGCCGAGGTGCTGGAGGTGTTGCAGGCCGTCCCCCTCGATGTGCTGCAATTCCACGGCGACGAGGCCCCGGCCTATTGCGGCGCCTTCGGCCGGCCGTATCTCAAGGCCCTGCGCATGCGCGACGGCCTCGACGTGGCGGCCGAAGCGCGGCGCTATGCCGATGCCCAGGGGTTGCTGCTGGATACCTATGTCCCGGGCGCGGCGGGCGGCACCGGGCGGAGCTTCGACTGGGCGCGCGTACCGCAAAAGCTGGACAAACCCGTCATCCTGGCCGGTGGTCTGACCCCGGACAACGTGGCCGAGGCCATCGCCACTGCCCGACCCTACGCCGTCGATGTGAGCGGCGGGGTGGAGCAGGCCAGGGGAATCAAGAGTGCCGAGAAAATGGCGGCATTTATGCGAGGTGTAGAGAGTGCCCAAGACCGATAA
- the truA gene encoding tRNA pseudouridine(38-40) synthase TruA: MRIAAGIEYDGSRYGGWQAQSHDPNTLQARVQEALSRIANHPVEVVCGGRTDAGVHASGQVIHFDTGAVRPMHAWVMGGNSHLPPDIALRWARPVADDFHARFSARRRAYRYVILNRPYRPALLSRRVCFDYRPLDAERMAAAAQPLLGEHDFSSYRAVACQARSPVRTLYRLDVQRQGELILLDIEANGFLHHMVRNIAGVLMAIGAGERPVEWSREVLESRDRSAGGVTAQPWGLYLVRIDYPPEFGIPPLPPPALVW; encoded by the coding sequence ATGCGTATCGCCGCAGGCATTGAGTACGACGGCAGCCGTTACGGCGGCTGGCAGGCGCAGTCCCACGACCCCAACACCCTGCAGGCGCGGGTGCAGGAGGCCCTGTCGCGTATTGCTAACCATCCGGTGGAGGTGGTCTGCGGCGGGCGCACCGACGCGGGGGTGCACGCCAGCGGCCAGGTGATCCACTTCGATACCGGGGCGGTGCGGCCGATGCACGCCTGGGTGATGGGCGGCAACTCCCACCTGCCGCCGGACATCGCCCTGCGCTGGGCGCGGCCGGTGGCCGATGATTTCCATGCCCGCTTTTCCGCCCGCCGCCGTGCCTATCGCTATGTCATTCTCAACCGCCCCTACCGGCCCGCGCTGCTGTCGCGGCGGGTGTGTTTCGACTACCGTCCGCTCGATGCGGAGCGCATGGCGGCGGCGGCACAGCCCCTGCTCGGTGAACACGACTTTTCCTCCTACCGCGCCGTGGCCTGCCAGGCGCGCAGCCCGGTGCGTACCCTGTACCGACTGGATGTGCAGCGCCAGGGCGAACTGATCCTGCTGGACATCGAGGCCAACGGTTTCCTGCACCACATGGTGCGCAACATCGCCGGGGTGCTGATGGCCATCGGCGCCGGCGAGCGGCCGGTGGAGTGGAGCCGGGAGGTGCTGGAATCGCGCGACCGCAGCGCCGGCGGCGTGACGGCACAGCCCTGGGGTCTGTACCTGGTGCGCATCGACTATCCGCCGGAGTTCGGGATTCCGCCGCTTCCGCCCCCTGCGCTGGTTTGGTAA
- a CDS encoding FimV/HubP family polar landmark protein, whose protein sequence is MVRKLAYPLLSLLFVLPSAAYALGMGDIKLRSALNQPFDAEIELLSVSADEAESLKVNLASYETFARVGLDRPAALMFLRFNAEHRDGRHYIKITSTEPIREPFLSFLVEASWSSGRLLREYTVLIDPPGMGQEEPPAVQAPVVATTAAPAATRTAPTAVAPAIVSGTAPATAPARASTLPRGGLSYGPVKADETLWSIASRMRPNKSVTTQQMMMALLKANPEAFYDNNVNRLKMGYVLRIDDPAMITAMSHAEAVRAISAQNRAWQDQAMRAGAAAGERPTTASTAQASRAVAAPAEPRLKLVAPEGEGKQAGGTGDDAATVDNMRKELLLAQETAEAQLRENEQLKKRMQELEDQLSSMQRLLTLKDSDLAALQQQMGQAPATPAAPAAPATEPAPAETPAAPVAAAPATEPATAAPVVEEPKPAVPAEEAKPVVEEPKKPAAPAKPKPAAKPKPAPVAQPSLLDELLADPLMLGGAGAVVLALLVLVGLMIKRRRAGGPGFSESILTAGGTSLLNSKTTASGVPSEESSLFSDLAVSGMNSLQGGEAEVDPLTEADVYMAYGRYQQAEELLKEALNSHPERHDIKVKLLEVYYSTKDRAAFEPLADEVFNALEGNGPLWGKVLVMGHELCPDNPMFSAAPEAGAGLELGGHDAGGEVLDIGLDLDALAEDMESSSEDGGTAFNLDLGVDFSDLEDESAATPAPALAAKKPAAEEPADVVFDLSGLENEIAAEPAPAPAAEPAAEAIQTEPSMEFDLGDLTFDEAEAGAPAAEAVPAAKKEEPALDFELGDLGLDLGEEAAAEAPATEVAMEPVLEEAPAGELDLGDLGDLDLGDLDAVGTKLDLARAYVDMGEPDSARSILNEVLVEGDDKQKAQAQELLNQLS, encoded by the coding sequence ATGGTGCGAAAGCTGGCCTACCCGTTGCTGTCGCTATTGTTCGTTTTGCCATCAGCGGCCTATGCCTTGGGGATGGGGGACATCAAACTACGTTCTGCCCTGAACCAGCCGTTTGATGCGGAAATCGAACTGTTGTCCGTCTCTGCCGACGAGGCGGAATCCCTCAAGGTCAATCTTGCCTCCTACGAGACTTTCGCCCGGGTCGGCCTGGATCGCCCTGCCGCGCTGATGTTCCTGCGCTTCAACGCCGAGCACCGCGATGGCCGCCACTACATCAAGATCACCTCCACCGAACCCATCCGGGAACCCTTCCTGAGCTTCCTGGTGGAGGCCAGCTGGAGTTCCGGCCGTCTGCTGCGTGAGTACACCGTGCTCATCGACCCGCCGGGCATGGGCCAGGAAGAGCCCCCCGCCGTGCAGGCCCCGGTGGTTGCCACCACCGCCGCTCCCGCTGCCACCCGCACGGCCCCGACAGCAGTCGCGCCGGCCATCGTGAGCGGCACCGCTCCGGCCACCGCGCCGGCGCGCGCCAGCACCCTGCCCCGCGGCGGGTTGAGCTATGGCCCGGTCAAGGCCGACGAGACCCTGTGGTCCATTGCCAGCCGCATGCGCCCGAACAAGTCGGTAACCACCCAGCAGATGATGATGGCCCTGCTCAAGGCCAACCCCGAGGCCTTCTACGACAACAACGTCAATCGTCTGAAAATGGGTTACGTGCTGCGCATCGATGACCCGGCGATGATCACCGCCATGAGCCATGCCGAGGCGGTGCGTGCCATCAGTGCACAGAACCGTGCCTGGCAGGATCAGGCCATGCGGGCGGGTGCCGCCGCAGGCGAGCGCCCGACGACCGCCAGCACGGCACAGGCGTCCCGCGCCGTGGCCGCCCCGGCGGAGCCGCGCCTCAAGCTGGTGGCACCGGAAGGCGAGGGCAAGCAGGCGGGGGGGACGGGCGACGATGCTGCCACCGTCGACAATATGCGCAAAGAGTTGTTGCTGGCGCAGGAAACGGCCGAGGCGCAGCTGCGCGAAAACGAGCAGTTGAAGAAGCGCATGCAGGAGCTGGAAGACCAGCTGTCCTCCATGCAGCGCCTGCTGACTCTGAAGGATTCCGACCTGGCGGCCCTGCAGCAACAGATGGGACAGGCCCCGGCCACTCCCGCGGCTCCGGCAGCGCCGGCCACCGAACCGGCCCCGGCCGAGACGCCGGCCGCCCCGGTTGCTGCGGCTCCGGCTACCGAGCCTGCCACCGCCGCCCCGGTGGTGGAGGAGCCGAAGCCGGCTGTCCCGGCGGAGGAAGCCAAGCCGGTGGTGGAAGAACCCAAGAAGCCGGCCGCGCCGGCCAAGCCGAAGCCGGCCGCCAAGCCGAAGCCGGCCCCGGTAGCCCAGCCCAGCCTGCTGGACGAGCTTCTGGCTGATCCGCTGATGCTGGGGGGCGCCGGCGCCGTGGTGCTGGCCCTGCTGGTGCTGGTCGGCCTGATGATCAAGCGCCGCCGTGCCGGTGGTCCCGGTTTCAGCGAAAGCATCCTGACCGCCGGTGGCACCTCGCTGCTCAACTCCAAGACCACGGCCTCCGGTGTGCCGTCCGAGGAGAGTTCGCTGTTCAGCGATCTGGCCGTCAGCGGCATGAACAGCCTGCAAGGCGGCGAAGCGGAGGTCGACCCGCTCACCGAGGCCGATGTCTACATGGCCTACGGTCGTTACCAGCAGGCGGAGGAGTTGCTCAAGGAGGCGCTGAACAGTCATCCCGAGCGCCACGACATCAAGGTGAAGCTGCTGGAGGTGTACTACTCCACCAAGGACCGCGCCGCCTTTGAGCCGCTGGCCGACGAGGTGTTCAACGCCCTGGAGGGCAACGGCCCGCTGTGGGGCAAGGTCCTGGTCATGGGCCACGAACTGTGTCCCGACAATCCGATGTTCAGTGCGGCACCGGAAGCCGGCGCCGGGCTGGAACTGGGCGGGCACGACGCCGGTGGCGAGGTGTTGGATATCGGCCTCGATCTGGATGCCCTGGCGGAGGATATGGAGTCCTCGTCCGAGGACGGTGGTACCGCCTTCAATCTCGACCTGGGTGTGGATTTCTCCGATCTGGAGGATGAATCTGCGGCCACGCCTGCCCCGGCGCTGGCGGCCAAGAAGCCGGCGGCCGAGGAACCGGCCGATGTGGTATTTGACCTGAGCGGTCTGGAGAATGAGATCGCAGCCGAGCCGGCTCCGGCACCGGCCGCGGAGCCCGCGGCGGAAGCCATTCAGACCGAACCATCCATGGAGTTTGACCTGGGTGACCTCACCTTCGATGAGGCGGAGGCTGGGGCCCCGGCTGCCGAGGCGGTGCCGGCGGCCAAGAAGGAAGAGCCCGCCCTTGACTTCGAGTTGGGTGATTTGGGTCTGGACCTCGGCGAGGAGGCGGCAGCCGAGGCGCCTGCCACAGAGGTTGCAATGGAACCGGTGCTGGAGGAGGCGCCGGCGGGAGAGCTGGACCTGGGTGACCTTGGCGATCTGGACCTCGGCGATCTCGACGCCGTCGGCACCAAGCTGGACCTGGCCCGCGCCTATGTGGACATGGGTGAGCCGGACAGCGCGCGCAGCATCCTCAACGAGGTGTTGGTCGAGGGCGACGACAAACAGAAGGCCCAGGCCCAGGAACTGCTCAACCAGCTTTCCTGA
- a CDS encoding aspartate-semialdehyde dehydrogenase — MSRVFDVAVVGVSSLVGETLVTLLAERDFPLGRLHPLDTADEAGGRVEFKGSHLRVGDVARFDFSQVQLAFFCADTEISAAYVPQATAAGCVVIDDSGLFRMEPDVPLVVAEVNPEALAGWQARRIIANPNACTVLMLTALKPIYDAAGITRINVATYQAVSGAGRAGLEELGRQTADLLNMRGIETPVFSRQIAFNILPHIGAPEDNGYTREEMKMVWETRKILGDEAIGVNPTTVRVPVFYGHAMALHIETRDRITASRVRELLQNAPGVAIDEERPTPVTEAAGEDAVFVGRIRQDISHQNAVDMWLVGDNVRKGGALNCIQIAQVLVKDYM, encoded by the coding sequence ATGAGCAGAGTATTTGATGTAGCCGTGGTCGGTGTCTCCTCCCTGGTGGGGGAGACGCTGGTCACCCTCCTCGCCGAGCGGGATTTTCCCCTCGGCAGGCTCCATCCGCTGGACACGGCCGACGAGGCCGGCGGCCGGGTGGAGTTCAAGGGCAGCCACCTGCGGGTGGGGGATGTCGCCCGCTTCGATTTTTCCCAGGTACAGCTGGCCTTTTTCTGCGCCGACACCGAGATTTCCGCCGCCTATGTCCCGCAAGCCACCGCCGCTGGCTGCGTGGTCATCGATGACAGCGGCCTGTTCCGCATGGAGCCGGATGTGCCGCTGGTGGTGGCCGAGGTCAACCCCGAGGCCCTGGCCGGCTGGCAGGCGCGGCGCATCATCGCCAATCCCAATGCCTGCACGGTGCTGATGCTGACTGCCCTCAAGCCGATCTATGATGCCGCCGGCATCACGCGCATCAATGTCGCCACCTATCAGGCGGTGTCCGGCGCCGGCCGTGCCGGGCTGGAGGAACTGGGCCGCCAGACCGCCGACCTGCTCAACATGCGCGGCATCGAAACCCCGGTTTTTTCCAGGCAGATTGCCTTCAATATCCTGCCGCACATCGGTGCGCCGGAGGACAACGGCTACACCCGCGAAGAGATGAAAATGGTGTGGGAGACGCGCAAAATCCTCGGCGACGAGGCCATCGGCGTGAATCCCACCACGGTGCGCGTGCCGGTTTTTTACGGACACGCCATGGCGCTGCACATCGAAACCCGCGACAGGATCACAGCGTCCCGCGTGCGGGAACTGTTACAAAACGCGCCAGGCGTGGCTATCGACGAAGAGCGGCCCACCCCGGTGACCGAGGCTGCGGGCGAGGATGCCGTATTTGTGGGGCGGATACGGCAGGATATTTCCCATCAAAACGCTGTGGATATGTGGTTGGTGGGGGACAATGTGCGCAAAGGGGGCGCATTGAACTGTATTCAAATCGCTCAGGTCTTGGTAAAAGACTATATGTGA